In Populus trichocarpa isolate Nisqually-1 chromosome 16, P.trichocarpa_v4.1, whole genome shotgun sequence, a genomic segment contains:
- the LOC7488067 gene encoding pentatricopeptide repeat-containing protein At5g06540: MSGFSNLVLRKLELKNPKLSLLESCTTLSHLKIIHAHLIRAHTIFDVFAASCLISISINKNLLDYAAQVFYQIQNPNLFIYNSFIRGFSGSKDPDKSFHFYVQSKRNGLVPDNLTYPFLVKACTQKGSLDMGIQAHGQIIRHGFDSDVYVQNSLVTMYSTLGDIKSASYVFRRISCLDVVSWTSMVAGYIKSGDVTSARKLFDKMPEKNLVTWSVMISGYAKNSFFDKAIELYFLLQSEGVHANETVMVSVIASCAHLGALELGERAHDYILRNKMTVNLILGTALVDMYARCGSIDKAIWVFDQLPGRDALSWTTLIAGFAMHGYAEKALEYFSRMEKAGLTPREITFTAVLSACSHGGLVERGLELFESMKRDYRIEPRLEHYGCMVDLLGRAGKLAEAEKFVNEMPMKPNAPIWGALLGACRIHKNSEIAERAGKTLIELKPEHSGYYVLLSNIYARTNKWENVENIRQMMKERGVVKPPGYTLFEMDGKVHKFTIGDKTHPEIQQIERMWEEILGKIRLAGYSGNNDDALFDIDEEEKESNIHRHSEKLAIAYAIMRTKGHDPIRIVKNLRVCEDCHTATKLISKVYERELIVRDRNRFHHFKGGACSCMDYW; this comes from the coding sequence ATGAGTGGTTTTAGTAACTTAGTTTTAAGGAAACTAGagctaaaaaatccaaaactttcGTTGTTAGAATCTTGCACCACTCTCTCCCACCTGAAAATCATACATGCCCACTTGATAAGAGCCCACacaatctttgatgtttttgcTGCAAGTTGCTTAATCTCCATTAGCATAAACAAGAACTTGCTTGATTATGCAGCACAAGTCTTTTACCAAATCCAAAACCCAAATCTTTTTAtctataattcatttataaggGGGTTCTCTGGAAGCAAAGACCCGGATAAGTCCTTCCATTTTTATGTCCAATCAAAGAGAAATGGCTTAGTTCCTGATAATCTTACGTACCCATTTTTAGTCAAGGCTTGTACTCAAAAGGGTTCTTTAGATATGGGTATACAAGCTCATGGTCAAATAATTAGGCATGGGTTTGATAGTGATGTTTATGTTCAAAATTCACTTGTTACTATGTATTCTACTTTAGGGGATATTAAGTCTGCTAGTTATGTTTTTAGGAGAATTTCATGTTTAGATGTTGTTTCTTGGACTTCAATGGTAGCTGGTTATATTAAATCAGGAGATGTTACGTCTGCTCGGaaattgtttgataaaatgccTGAAAAAAACTTGGTTACTTGGAGTGTAATGATTAGTGGGTATgcgaaaaatagtttttttgacAAGGCAATAgaattgtattttttacttcaatcaGAAGGGGTGCACGCTAATGAGACAGTGATGGTTAGTGTAATAGCTTCATGTGCTCATTTAGGTGCACTTGAACTTGGAGAAAGAGCACATGATTATATTTTGAGAAATAAGATGACTGTGAATTTGATTCTGGGAACTGCACTAGTAGATATGTATGCAAGATGTGGAAGTATTGATAAAGCTATCTGGGTTTTCGACCAACTTCCAGGGAGAGATGCTTTGAGCTGGACGACTCTAATTGCTGGATTTGCAATGCATGGTTATGCCGAGAAAGCACTTGAGTACTTCTCACGAATGGAGAAGGCAGGGTTAACACCGAGAGAGATAACGTTTACTGCTGTTTTATCAGCTTGTAGTCATGGGGGATTAGTTGAAAGAGGATTGGAATTATTTGAGAGCATGAAAAGAGATTATAGGATTGAGCCTAGGTTGGAACACTATGGGTGCATGGTTGACCTGCTTGGTCGAGCAGGGAAGTTAGCAGAAGCTGAGAAATTTGTTAATGAAATGCCTATGAAGCCTAATGCACCAATTTGGGGAGCGTTGCTTGGAGCTTGCCGAATTCATAAGAATTCAGAAATTGCAGAAAGAGCTGGGAAGACTTTGATTGAGTTAAAGCCAGAACACAGTGGTTACTATGTGCTTCTTTCTAACATCTATGCACGCACAAACAAGTGGGAGAATGTTGAGAACATCAGACAGATGATGAAGGAAAGAGGAGTTGTGAAACCACCAGGTTACACTCTGTTTGAGATGGATGGGAAAGTTCATAAATTCACCATTGGTGATAAAACCCACCCGGAAATTCAGCAGATTGAAAGGATGTGGGAAGAGATCCTTGGGAAGATAAGACTGGCAGGATACAGTGGAAATAATGATGATGCATTGTTTGACATAGatgaagaggaaaaagaaagcaacatACACAGGCACAGCGAGAAGCTTGCTATTGCATATGCGATTATGAGAACTAAAGGTCACGATCCCATTCGAATAGTGAAGAACTTGCGGGTATGTGAAGACTGCCACACCGCTACAAAGCTGATTTCTAAGGTGTATGAACGGGAGTTGATTGTTAGAGATCGGAACAGGTTCCATCATTTTAAGGGAGGAGCCTGTTCTTGCATGGATtactggtaa
- the LOC7488068 gene encoding uncharacterized protein LOC7488068 yields MAKVALPGGSLGSVDVQIGGAAAALTDGTMVKRKTPSELRGEQLRRKKVIEIVDESPAPLGSKNNGIEMDNGLRKPDASRTPRYINTRMDEVYPVKKSRLRMLSVKDSAKENTSTEQTNSLKNISVLSTLAAKRQQLSCTENSVASDEVLKDDVVQPHQTIKNCSQSIFHSVTELSSSGERSSGLAFVEMDKALKGLVAHEPPDTSGLNADSSEKAGNHGGNFCSECHIAGKKAPLDLTLKTRMRVASSCSVNWIHRSIMSSTYNGMPQLASQFGDSKDSSSSGQAMTSQILSSKALHSWVYPQSTLPSAVISVLTSSAIEGDFLRKRQLAWEDSFRSLYYMLRKNICNIFYVCTSQFVVMFTGSDGSGCTKHLCNAYISQSTRGLRSLLREHDVCFSMPLCYSKVEQVTTEDLVELSEIEKQNLGQTRRLSSLSDVDNSPQSLMAFCGNKNVNGLYDFLLNYRSSLTFLSGVDVPVLYSPVPFQNAALSSPEIKCVEVKRAHHIAASPKESTVKDTESSQGSSTGLLSSIEIKDAYIPSWIVCRVCALMDSDGRSFEASFTTERTSIGLNVALETACEKPDQAAAVEGLQESSHSFGIPEASVAPCLRSGFLKGLKYSDGSYVASLSPV; encoded by the exons ATGGCAAAGGTTGCTCTACCGGGAGGTTCTTTAGGTTCTGTTGATGTTCAAATTGGTGGCGCTGCTGCTGCTCTAACTGATGGTACAATGGTTAAAAGGAAGACCCCGTCCGAACTGAGA GGAGAGCAGCTGAGGAGGAAAAAGGTTATAGAGATTGTAGATGAATCTCCAGCCCCACTGGGTTCAAAGAA TAATGGTATTGAGATGGATAATGGGCTTAGGAAACCAGATGCATCAAGGACTCCTAGATACATTAACACCCGCATGGATGAAGTTTATCCTGTCAAAAAATCCAGGCTTAGGATGCTTTCTGTAAAAGACAGTGCAAAG GAAAATACATCAACTGAACAAACTAATAGCCTGAAGAATATCTCTGTGCTTTCAACTCTGGCTGCCAAGAGACAGCAACTGTCATG TACAGAGAATTCGGTTGCTTCTGACGAAGTTTTGAAAGATGATGTGGTACAACCTCATCAAACAATCAAAAACTGCAGTCAAAGTATATTTCACAGTGTTACTGAGCTTTCATCTAGTGGTGAAAGGTCATCTGGCTTGGCATTTGTTGAAATG GATAAAGCATTGAAAGGACTTGTGGCCCATGAACCGCCTGACACTTCTGGTTTAAATGCTGATTCTTCTGAAAAAGCTGGCAATCATGGTGGCAATTTCTGCTCTGAATGCCATATAGCTGGCAAAAAGGCACCTCTTGATCTTACTTTGAAAACTAGAATGCGGGTGGCATCCTCCTGTTCAGTTAATTG GATTCATAGGTCAATTATGAGCAGCACCTACAACGGCATGCCACAGCTTGCATCCCAATTTGGTGATTCCAAGGACAGTAGTAGCTCTGGGCAGGCAATGACTTCTCAGATCCTTAGTTCTAAAGCTTTGCATTCATGGGTTTACCCTCAATCTACCCTGCCTTCTGCTGTTATATCAGTGCTAACCTCATCAGCAATTGAGGGAG ATTTTTTGAGAAAACGGCAGCTGGCATGGGAGGATTCTTTTCGAAGTCTTTATTACATGCTTCGAAAGAacatttgcaatattttttatg TGTGCACTTCACAATTTGTGGTGATGTTCACTGGTAGTGATGGCTCAGGATGTACCAAACACCTATGCAATGCTTACATCTCCCAGTCGACAAGAGGTCTGAGGTCATTGTTGAGAGAACAT GACGTTTGTTTCTCTATGCCACTTTGTTATTCTAAAGTAGAGCAAGTCACCACTGAAGATTTAGTTGAGCTTTCTGAGATTGAGAAACAAAATTTGGGCCAG ACTCGTCGCCTTAGTTCCTTGTCTGATGTTGATAATAGCCCACAATCACTGATGGCTTTCTGTGGAAATAAGAATGTAAATGGGTTGtatgattttttgttaaattacaG ATCTTCCCTTACCTTTTTGTCCGGAGTAGATGTTCCTGTATTGTACTCACCTGTTCCCTTTCAGAATGCTGCTCTTTCTTCTCCGGAG ATAAAATGCGTGGAGGTAAAAAGAGCTCACCATATTGCTGCCTCCCCTAAAGAATCTACAGTTAAAGATACTGAATCCAGTCAAGGTTCATCCACTGGGCTCTTATCCAGCATTGAAATTAAGGATGCATATATTCCATCATGGATTGTTTGCCGTGTATGTGCACTCATGGACTCTGATGGGAGAAGCTTTGAGGCAAG CTTTACAACAGAACGCACCTCTATTGGCTTGAATGTTGCTCTTGAGACAGCCTGCGAAAAACCTGATCAAGCTGCGGCGGTTGAAGGCTTGCAAGAAAGTAGTCATTCTTTTGGTATTCCAGAAGCCTCCGTTGCTCCTTGCTTGCGTTCAGGCTTCTTAAAAGGCTTGAAGTACAGCGATGGTTCTTATGTGGCTTCCCTCTCTCCTGTCTAA